One segment of Anopheles stephensi strain Indian chromosome 3, UCI_ANSTEP_V1.0, whole genome shotgun sequence DNA contains the following:
- the LOC118510741 gene encoding uncharacterized protein LOC118510741 isoform X1, with translation MRRFTTGLLLVVALTVTATVAYPASYEKEKESDTSEDAEYIVVPLSHHRPTYYNRYPSSFEGFDGVVDTGDFAPIPARPVYFPSYNPFSWHLSGYLDDLLKRVRDRFSGSWNPFYGGEFAPSGPGVWPVEIPDDSSEDGVTNSTSTVKVIDGHKVVINDTYYTKKTEFGTSIFKVRVIDVKPTDGDSDEVSTSPKAPTDVEVGNRNGDDDDAAKAPAAPSTDAPKRDTELESSDEEKTTADDDNLNTIDDMEIDEVKANNGKEATEDKPESSEQWSLLESFEGASHPSEDLVEDSPEITIQRNRGNSELLESSSEEEVESNVNVPRQPVSNEWPKQDDRQRIIVSNRFDNRFNANQETPVGDAPTVHDLTNDIAINFRMATDKSVTANPNAITFNPMNPPSVIVQRDPFPGAAPGRYPPIPGRPAMGFPSPQPGVGFPAGGSFPGFPGQGNPFPGGQFPLQPFPMQQPPLFGVPTGTNFGLAGQNPFFFGNAQFRRP, from the exons CGAGCtacgagaaggagaaggaatcGGACACTTCGGAGGATGCTGAGTATATTGTGGTGCCACTGTCCCACCATCGTCCGACATACTACAACCGATACCCATCGTCGTTCGAAGGGTTCGATGGAGTTGTGGACACCGGCGACTTTGCTCCAATTCCGGCGAGACCCGTGTACTTCCCATCGTACAACCCGTTCTCGTGGCATCTTTCGGGTTATCTGGATG ATCTCCTAAAGCGAGTCCGCGATCGTTTCTCTGGATCGTGGAATCCTTTCTACGGAGGTGAATTCGCCCCATCCGGACCAGGAGTATGGCCTGTAGAAATTCCGGACGACTCATCGGAGGATGGTGTTACCAACTCTACCTCTACAGTGAAG GTCATCGATGGACACAAGGTTGTGATTAATGATACGTACTACACCAAGAAGACGGAGTTCGGTACCTCGATCTTCAAGGTGCGTGTCATTGACGTGAAGCCCACGGACGGCGATAGCGACGAGGTTAGCACATCCCCCAAAGCTCCAACCGACGTCGAGGTTGGCAATCGTAatggagatgatgatgatgcggctAAGGCACCGGCCGCACCGTCGACCGATGCACCCAAGCGAGACACTGAGCTCGAATCGAGCGACGAAGAGAAGACCACGGCTGACGATGACAATCTGAACACGATCGATGATATGGAAATTGATGAGGTGAAGGCAAACAACGGAAAGGAAGCAACGGAAGACAAGCCGGAG TCCTCCGAACAGTGGTCGCTGCTGGAATCGTTCGAAGGCGCATCGCATCCATCGGAAGATTTGGTGGAAGACTCTCCCGAAATCACCATCCAACGTAACCGGGGCAACAGTGAACTGCTCGAATCGAGCTCCGAAGAAGAGGTTGAGTCGAACGTCAACGTCCCACGACAACCCGTGTCAAACGAATGGCCCAAACAGGACGATCGTCAGCGGATTATCGTTTCGAACAGATTCGACAACCGGTTCAACGCTAACCAGGAAACACCTGTCGGTGATGCACCAACCGTACACGATCTCACGAACGATATTGCCATCAACTTCCGGATGGCCACCGATAAGAGTGTCACAGCAAACCCAAATGCAATCACGTTCAACCCAATGAATCCACCGTCGGTTATCGTTCAGCGAGATCCTTTCCCTGGAGCAGCGCCGGGAAGATACCCGCCAATCCCCGGTCGTCCAGCGATGGGTTTCCCATCTCCGCAACCCGGTGTAGGCTTCCCAGCCGGAGGATCGTTCCCCGGTTTCCCGGGCCAGGGAAACCCGTTCCCCGGCGGTCAGTTTCCGTTGCAACCGTTCCCGATGCAACAACCGCCACTGTTCGGTGTTCCGACCGGTACAAACTTTGGCCTAGCCGGTCAGAATCCTTTCTTCTTCGGTAATGCCCAGTTCCGGCGTCCataa
- the LOC118510741 gene encoding icarapin-like isoform X3, which yields MRRFTTGLLLVVALTVTATVAYPASYEKEKESDTSEDAEYIVVPLSHHRPTYYNRYPSSFEGFDGVVDTGDFAPIPARPVYFPSYNPFSWHLSGYLDDLLKRVRDRFSGSWNPFYGGEFAPSGPGVWPVEIPDDSSEDGVTNSTSTVKVIDGHKVVINDTYYTKKTEFGTSIFKVRVIDVKPTDGDSDEVSTSPKAPTDVEVGNRNGDDDDAAKAPAAPSTDAPKRDTELESSDEEKTTADDDNLNTIDDMEIDEVKANNGKEATEDKPEN from the exons CGAGCtacgagaaggagaaggaatcGGACACTTCGGAGGATGCTGAGTATATTGTGGTGCCACTGTCCCACCATCGTCCGACATACTACAACCGATACCCATCGTCGTTCGAAGGGTTCGATGGAGTTGTGGACACCGGCGACTTTGCTCCAATTCCGGCGAGACCCGTGTACTTCCCATCGTACAACCCGTTCTCGTGGCATCTTTCGGGTTATCTGGATG ATCTCCTAAAGCGAGTCCGCGATCGTTTCTCTGGATCGTGGAATCCTTTCTACGGAGGTGAATTCGCCCCATCCGGACCAGGAGTATGGCCTGTAGAAATTCCGGACGACTCATCGGAGGATGGTGTTACCAACTCTACCTCTACAGTGAAG GTCATCGATGGACACAAGGTTGTGATTAATGATACGTACTACACCAAGAAGACGGAGTTCGGTACCTCGATCTTCAAGGTGCGTGTCATTGACGTGAAGCCCACGGACGGCGATAGCGACGAGGTTAGCACATCCCCCAAAGCTCCAACCGACGTCGAGGTTGGCAATCGTAatggagatgatgatgatgcggctAAGGCACCGGCCGCACCGTCGACCGATGCACCCAAGCGAGACACTGAGCTCGAATCGAGCGACGAAGAGAAGACCACGGCTGACGATGACAATCTGAACACGATCGATGATATGGAAATTGATGAGGTGAAGGCAAACAACGGAAAGGAAGCAACGGAAGACAAGCCGGAG AACTAG
- the LOC118510741 gene encoding uncharacterized protein LOC118510741 isoform X2 — protein MRRFTTGLLLVVALTVTATVAYPASYEKEKESDTSEDAEYIVVPLSHHRPTYYNRYPSSFEGFDGVVDTGDFAPIPARPVYFPSYNPFSWHLSGYLDDLLKRVRDRFSGSWNPFYGGEFAPSGPGVWPVEIPDDSSEDGVTNSTSTVKVIDGHKVVINDTYYTKKTEFGTSIFKVRVIDVKPTDGDSDEVSTSPKAPTDVEVGNRNGDDDDAAKAPAAPSTDAPKRDTELESSDEEKTTADDDNLNTIDDMEIDEVKANNGKEATEDKPEWSLLESFEGASHPSEDLVEDSPEITIQRNRGNSELLESSSEEEVESNVNVPRQPVSNEWPKQDDRQRIIVSNRFDNRFNANQETPVGDAPTVHDLTNDIAINFRMATDKSVTANPNAITFNPMNPPSVIVQRDPFPGAAPGRYPPIPGRPAMGFPSPQPGVGFPAGGSFPGFPGQGNPFPGGQFPLQPFPMQQPPLFGVPTGTNFGLAGQNPFFFGNAQFRRP, from the exons CGAGCtacgagaaggagaaggaatcGGACACTTCGGAGGATGCTGAGTATATTGTGGTGCCACTGTCCCACCATCGTCCGACATACTACAACCGATACCCATCGTCGTTCGAAGGGTTCGATGGAGTTGTGGACACCGGCGACTTTGCTCCAATTCCGGCGAGACCCGTGTACTTCCCATCGTACAACCCGTTCTCGTGGCATCTTTCGGGTTATCTGGATG ATCTCCTAAAGCGAGTCCGCGATCGTTTCTCTGGATCGTGGAATCCTTTCTACGGAGGTGAATTCGCCCCATCCGGACCAGGAGTATGGCCTGTAGAAATTCCGGACGACTCATCGGAGGATGGTGTTACCAACTCTACCTCTACAGTGAAG GTCATCGATGGACACAAGGTTGTGATTAATGATACGTACTACACCAAGAAGACGGAGTTCGGTACCTCGATCTTCAAGGTGCGTGTCATTGACGTGAAGCCCACGGACGGCGATAGCGACGAGGTTAGCACATCCCCCAAAGCTCCAACCGACGTCGAGGTTGGCAATCGTAatggagatgatgatgatgcggctAAGGCACCGGCCGCACCGTCGACCGATGCACCCAAGCGAGACACTGAGCTCGAATCGAGCGACGAAGAGAAGACCACGGCTGACGATGACAATCTGAACACGATCGATGATATGGAAATTGATGAGGTGAAGGCAAACAACGGAAAGGAAGCAACGGAAGACAAGCCGGAG TGGTCGCTGCTGGAATCGTTCGAAGGCGCATCGCATCCATCGGAAGATTTGGTGGAAGACTCTCCCGAAATCACCATCCAACGTAACCGGGGCAACAGTGAACTGCTCGAATCGAGCTCCGAAGAAGAGGTTGAGTCGAACGTCAACGTCCCACGACAACCCGTGTCAAACGAATGGCCCAAACAGGACGATCGTCAGCGGATTATCGTTTCGAACAGATTCGACAACCGGTTCAACGCTAACCAGGAAACACCTGTCGGTGATGCACCAACCGTACACGATCTCACGAACGATATTGCCATCAACTTCCGGATGGCCACCGATAAGAGTGTCACAGCAAACCCAAATGCAATCACGTTCAACCCAATGAATCCACCGTCGGTTATCGTTCAGCGAGATCCTTTCCCTGGAGCAGCGCCGGGAAGATACCCGCCAATCCCCGGTCGTCCAGCGATGGGTTTCCCATCTCCGCAACCCGGTGTAGGCTTCCCAGCCGGAGGATCGTTCCCCGGTTTCCCGGGCCAGGGAAACCCGTTCCCCGGCGGTCAGTTTCCGTTGCAACCGTTCCCGATGCAACAACCGCCACTGTTCGGTGTTCCGACCGGTACAAACTTTGGCCTAGCCGGTCAGAATCCTTTCTTCTTCGGTAATGCCCAGTTCCGGCGTCCataa